One Streptomyces sp. NBC_00223 genomic window carries:
- a CDS encoding SchA/CurD-like domain-containing protein, producing the protein MTTTLDERHIPHPDSGTTRLRVVLLLDVLDGRQENFLAAYEAIRHQVASVPGHLSDQLCQSLGNSSQWLITSEWENSERFLEWVESAAHRKMVEPLHGCVRDTTSLRFLITRETPEPGPDGHVTGGHRTLAGTSAAGGPGPVKSGQAARTAKPAKPGGSAKSVKPTGAPRSGKPAGAARPGRPGKAATSAKARPVNTPGVVGRAPRSAVLDPLPAPPLCTGGVVRHAITFTVKPGSEQTVAGFLASYRSPRSRVDADTQLRRTSLFMYGNRVVRAVEVTGDLGNALRYVAAQPEIRAVEEAINPYLEEVRDLTDPASARAFFARAALPAVEHVTGTPGAGEDDALIRHAFFYPVRPGHGAEAAGLLAELDAAAAAEDGQPLAGSTVFHRDDLLVRVIDLRKPHRGARVGAAVGGAADALSRLLDLDPRHGRDGGDATGLSFGGRTMSLVTDRRAQDDA; encoded by the coding sequence GTGACGACGACTCTGGACGAACGGCACATCCCGCACCCCGACTCCGGGACGACCCGGCTGCGCGTCGTTCTGCTGCTCGACGTGCTCGACGGCAGGCAGGAGAACTTCCTGGCGGCGTACGAGGCGATACGCCACCAGGTGGCCTCGGTGCCGGGCCACCTCAGCGACCAGCTCTGCCAGTCCCTGGGGAACTCCTCGCAGTGGCTGATCACCAGCGAGTGGGAGAACAGCGAACGCTTCCTGGAGTGGGTGGAGAGCGCCGCCCACCGCAAGATGGTCGAGCCGCTGCACGGCTGCGTACGCGACACCACCTCGCTGCGGTTCCTCATCACCCGCGAGACCCCCGAGCCGGGGCCGGACGGGCATGTGACCGGCGGGCACCGGACCCTCGCGGGCACGTCGGCGGCCGGCGGGCCCGGACCGGTGAAGTCCGGTCAGGCCGCACGGACCGCCAAACCCGCCAAGCCCGGTGGTTCCGCGAAGTCCGTCAAGCCGACGGGCGCGCCCAGGTCCGGCAAGCCCGCCGGGGCCGCCAGGCCCGGCCGGCCCGGCAAGGCGGCCACGTCCGCCAAGGCCCGGCCGGTGAACACCCCCGGCGTCGTCGGCCGCGCCCCGCGCAGCGCCGTGCTCGACCCGCTGCCCGCCCCGCCGCTGTGCACCGGCGGGGTCGTACGCCACGCGATCACCTTCACCGTCAAGCCCGGCAGCGAGCAGACCGTGGCCGGGTTCCTGGCCTCCTACCGCTCCCCGCGCTCCCGGGTCGACGCCGACACCCAACTGCGCCGCACCTCGCTCTTCATGTACGGCAACCGGGTGGTCCGGGCCGTCGAGGTGACCGGCGACCTGGGCAACGCGCTGCGGTACGTGGCCGCGCAGCCCGAGATCAGGGCCGTGGAGGAGGCGATCAACCCGTATCTGGAGGAGGTCAGGGACCTCACCGACCCCGCCTCCGCCCGGGCCTTCTTCGCCCGCGCGGCGCTGCCGGCCGTCGAGCACGTCACCGGTACTCCCGGGGCCGGCGAGGACGACGCCCTGATCCGGCACGCGTTCTTCTACCCGGTCCGGCCCGGCCACGGCGCCGAGGCGGCCGGGCTGCTCGCCGAACTGGACGCGGCGGCCGCCGCCGAGGACGGCCAGCCGCTCGCCGGCAGCACGGTCTTCCACCGCGACGACCTGCTGGTCCGCGTCATCGATCTGCGCAAGCCGCACCGCGGTGCCCGGGTGGGCGCCGCCGTGGGCGGGGCCGCCGACGCGCTGAGCCGGCTGCTCGACCTCGACCCGCGGCACGGCAGGGACGGCGGGGACGCCACCGGGCTGTCGTTCGGCGGCCGCACGATGAGCCTCGTCACCGACCGCCGGGCGCAGGACGACGCCTGA
- a CDS encoding cupin domain-containing protein, with the protein MTQPARIVHLDDTSPNRRRGGDLRAVLTPTSVGATSGFMGMAIIRPGERISEHYHPYSEEFVFVVSGSLEVDLDGVSHPLRPDHGLLIPIDVRHRFRNVGDTEARMVFHLGPLAPRPELGHVDTEDAEDAQETVDAMGAAAPARADAAAPPDPAGARA; encoded by the coding sequence ATGACCCAGCCCGCACGCATCGTGCACCTCGACGACACCAGCCCGAACCGGCGGCGCGGCGGCGACCTGCGCGCCGTGCTGACCCCGACGTCCGTGGGCGCCACCAGCGGCTTCATGGGGATGGCGATCATCCGCCCGGGTGAGCGGATCAGCGAGCACTACCACCCGTACTCCGAGGAGTTCGTCTTCGTCGTCAGCGGGTCGCTCGAAGTGGACCTGGACGGCGTGAGCCACCCGCTGCGCCCGGACCACGGACTGCTGATCCCGATCGACGTCCGGCACCGCTTCCGCAACGTGGGCGACACCGAGGCCCGGATGGTCTTCCACCTCGGGCCGCTCGCGCCGCGCCCGGAGCTGGGGCATGTGGACACCGAGGACGCCGAAGACGCTCAGGAGACCGTGGACGCCATGGGTGCCGCCGCGCCCGCGCGGGCCGACGCGGCGGCGCCTCCCGACCCCGCGGGGGCGAGGGCATGA
- a CDS encoding beta-ketoacyl-[acyl-carrier-protein] synthase family protein translates to MTRRVAVTGLGVVAPGGIGVPAFWDLLTAGRTATRGITLFDPEGFRSRIAAECDFDAASHGLGPKLAERADRYVQFALAAAREAIGDSGLDLAGLDPWRTGVCLGSAVGGTTRLERDYVAVSRSGSRWDVVAEKAGPHLHRAFSPSALASEVAEDIGAQGPVQTVSTGCTSGLDAVGHAFHAVKEGRADLVVAGASDSPISPITVACFDAIKATSTRNDDPAHASRPFDADRDGFVLGEGSAVLLLEEMEHARRRGARIYCELRGFATFGNAYHMTGLTAEGREMSEAIDHALDEARLDRTGIDYVNAHGSGTKQNDRHETAAVKRSLGEHARTVPMSSIKSMVGHSLGAIGAIELAACALALTHGVVPPTANYETPDPDCDLDYVPRTARTAKLRSVLSVGSGFGGFQSAVVLARAEGSTS, encoded by the coding sequence ATGACGCGGCGGGTGGCGGTCACCGGACTCGGGGTGGTCGCGCCCGGCGGCATCGGCGTACCCGCCTTCTGGGACCTGCTCACCGCCGGACGGACGGCGACCCGGGGCATCACCCTCTTCGACCCCGAGGGGTTCCGCTCCCGGATCGCCGCCGAGTGCGACTTCGACGCCGCGTCCCACGGACTCGGCCCGAAGCTCGCCGAACGCGCCGACCGCTACGTCCAGTTCGCGCTGGCCGCCGCCCGCGAGGCGATCGGCGACAGCGGCCTGGACCTGGCCGGCCTCGACCCCTGGCGGACGGGTGTCTGCCTGGGTTCCGCGGTCGGCGGCACCACCCGGCTGGAGCGCGACTACGTGGCCGTCAGCCGCTCCGGCAGCCGCTGGGACGTGGTGGCCGAGAAGGCCGGGCCGCATCTGCACCGGGCCTTCTCGCCCAGCGCGCTCGCCTCCGAGGTGGCCGAGGACATCGGCGCCCAGGGCCCGGTGCAGACGGTCTCGACCGGCTGCACCTCCGGGCTCGACGCGGTCGGCCACGCCTTCCACGCCGTCAAGGAGGGCCGGGCCGACCTCGTGGTGGCCGGCGCCTCGGACTCGCCGATCTCGCCCATCACCGTGGCCTGCTTCGACGCGATCAAGGCCACCTCGACCCGCAACGACGACCCGGCGCACGCCTCGCGCCCCTTCGACGCCGACCGCGACGGCTTCGTGCTCGGCGAGGGCTCGGCCGTACTGCTGCTGGAGGAGATGGAGCACGCCCGCCGCCGCGGCGCCCGGATCTACTGCGAGCTGCGCGGCTTCGCCACCTTCGGCAACGCCTACCACATGACCGGACTCACCGCCGAGGGCCGGGAGATGTCCGAGGCGATCGACCACGCCCTGGACGAGGCCCGGCTCGACCGCACCGGGATCGACTACGTCAACGCCCACGGCTCGGGCACCAAGCAGAACGACCGGCACGAGACCGCCGCCGTCAAGCGCTCGCTCGGCGAGCACGCCCGCACGGTGCCGATGAGTTCGATCAAGTCCATGGTCGGCCACTCGCTCGGCGCCATCGGCGCCATCGAACTCGCCGCCTGCGCCCTGGCGTTGACCCACGGCGTGGTCCCGCCGACCGCCAACTACGAGACCCCGGACCCGGACTGCGACCTGGACTACGTGCCCCGCACGGCACGTACCGCCAAGCTGCGGTCGGTGCTGTCGGTCGGCAGCGGATTCGGCGGCTTCCAGTCCGCCGTGGTGCTCGCGCGCGCCGAAGGGAGCACGTCATGA